From Cannabis sativa cultivar Pink pepper isolate KNU-18-1 chromosome 8, ASM2916894v1, whole genome shotgun sequence, a single genomic window includes:
- the LOC115699725 gene encoding probable splicing factor 3A subunit 1 yields the protein MLGGTGPILPLPAPPSDGNLGPLPPSQLTEEQQKEREREEQEQEELNKSNSVPASVATHTRTIGIIHPPPDIRNIVDKTSQFVAKNGPEFEKRIIANNTGNAKFNFLIPSDPYHAYYQHRLSEFRAQNQSSSLQPSSQPADSTGPESAPPTTAADGDETAAQKPDPSAQFRPVRKVLEPPEAEQYTVRLPEGITGEELDIIKLTAQFVARNGKSFLTGLTSREINNPQFHFLKPTHSMFMFFTSLADAYSKVLMPQKGLTEKLKKSVVDMTTVLERCVHRLEWERSQEQARQKAEDEIEQERIQMAMIDWHDFVVVESIDFADDEDEDLPPPMTLEEVIRRSKVTSMEEDIVEPNKEVEMEMDEEEMQLVEEGMKLTRLDENDEEKRNEMKVSEEPEPPMRIVKNWKRPEDRIPAERDPTKFVVSPITGELIPINEMSEHMRISLIDPKFKEQKERMFAKIRETTLAQDDEISKNIVGLARTRPDIFGTTEEEVSNAVKAEIEKKKDEQPKQVIWDGHTGSIGRTANQAMSQNLNGEDQNDAANNDYRTLPGPAAPPPKFGQPLLRPLPPPPGLALNMPRMPSNTIQYPPQNSGLPVPQQRPPGMQMMQRPPMPQMPQMTMNSGQQTYMMNRPHSMPPPMSLGGPNMSIPPPPGSQYNPLSVPRGYAPVPGPPPSMPHGMPPPPLPHGMPPPPPEEAPPPLPEEPEPKRQKHDDSLLVPEDQFLAQHPGPVRISISVPNVDEGNLKGQLVEITVQSLSETVGSLKEKIAGEIQLPANKQKLSGKPGFLKDNLSLAHYNVGAGETLALSLRERGGRKR from the exons ATGTTAGGAGGAACGGGGCCAATCTTACCCCTTCCGGCTCCTCCCTCAGATGGAAATCTTGGACCACTTCCACCATCTCAGTTGACTGAAGAGCAGcagaaggagagagagagggaggagCAAGAGCAGGAGGAGCTGAACAAATCCAACTCGGTTCCTGCTTCAGTTGCAACCCATACAAGAACTATTGGAATCATACACCCTCCTCCAGATATTCGAAACATTGTTGATAAAACATCGCAATTCGTTGCTAAGAATGGACCTGAATTTGAGAAAAGGATTATAGCAAACAATACTGGGAATGCCAAGTTCAATTTTTTGATTCCTTCAGATCCATACCATGCTTATTACCAGCATAGGTTGTCTGAATTCCGAGCACAGAATCAATCGTCGTCACTGCAACCTTCTTCGCAGCCTGCAGACTCTACAGGACCAGAGTCTGCCCCGCCAACTACGGCTGCTGATGGCGATGAAACAGCAGCGCAGAAGCCTGATCCGTCGGCTCAGTTTAGACCTGTTCGTAAGGTTCTTGAGCCACCAGAAGCGGAGCAGTATACTGTTCGACTTCCTGAAGGAATTACTGGGGAGGAATTGGATATTATTAAGCTCACAGCCCAGTTTGTTGCTCGTAATGGGAAATCGTTTTTGACAGGATTGACTAGTAGGGAGATTAATAACCCTCAATTCCATTTTTTAAAGCCTACTCATAGTATGTTCATGTTTTTTACTTCACTAGCAGATGCATATTCAAAAGTTTTGATGCCTCAAAAGGGCTTGACAGAGAAGCTTAAGAAGAGTGTTGTTGATATGACCACTGTGCTGGAACGATGTGTGCATAGGCTAGAGTGGGAACGGTCGCAAGAGCAGGCTAGACAAAAAGCTGAGGATGAAATTGAGCAGGAAAGAATACAAATGGCTATGATAGATTGGCATGACTTTGTTGTTGTTGAGTCAATTGACTTTGCTGATGATGAGGATGAGGATTTACCTCCTCCTATGACCTTGGAGGAGGTCATAAGGAGAAGTAAGGTTACATCTATGGAAGAGGATATTGTTGAGCCCAACAAAGAGGTGGAAATGGAAATGGATGAGGAGGAGATGCAACTTGTTGAGGAGGGCATGAAACTGACTAGACTTGATGAGAATGATGAAGAGAAGAGGAATGAGATGAAGGTGTCTGAGGAACCAGAACCACCAATGAGAATTGTTAAGAATTGGAAGAGGCCTGAGGATAGGATTCCTGCTGAAAGAGACCCAACAAAGTTTGTTGTTTCTCCAATCACTGGTGAATTAATTCCTATTAATGAGATGTCTGAACACATGAGGATTTCTCTCATTGATCCCAAGTTCAAAGAGCAAAAGGAGAGGATGTTTGCTAAGATTAGGGAGACTACTTTGGCTCAGGATGATGAGATATCCAAAAACATTGTTGGGCTTGCACGTACTCGTCCTGATATATTCGGTACCACAGAGGAAGAAGTCTCCAATGCCGTGAAGGCTgagattgaaaagaaaaaagatgaaCAACCAAAGCAGGTCATATGGGATGGTCACACTGGAAGCATTGGACGAACTGCAAACCAAGCTATGTCACAAAATCTTAATGGAGAGGATCAAAATGATGCTGCTAACAATGACTACAGGACCCTACCTGGTCCTGCTGCTCCTCCTCCTAAATTTGGTCAACCTTTACTTCGTCCTCTTCCACCACCACCTGGATTAGCTTTGAATATGCCTCGGATGCCTTCAAACACAATTCAATATCCACCTCAAAATAGTGGACTACCCGTACCTCAACAAAGACCCCCAGGTATGCAAATGATGCAACGGCCACCAATGCCACAAATGCCACAAATGACCATGAATTCTGGACAACAGACCTATATGATGAACCGACCACACTCAATGCCTCCACCAATGTCTTTAGGTGGACCAAATATGTCTATACCACCTCCTCCTGGTTCTCAGTACAACCCCCTATCAGTTCCCCGAGGTTATGCTCCAGTTCCTGGACCGCCACCTTCAATGCCTCATGGAATGCCTCCGCCACCTTTGCCTCACGGAATGCCTCCACCACCACCCGAGGAAGCTCCTCCACCACTTCCAGAAGAACCAGAGCCGAAGAGGCAAAAGCATGACGACTCTTTGCTTGTTCCAGAAGATCAGTTTTTGGCTCAACATCCG GGACCTGTTCGCATTTCTATTTCTGTTCCTAATGTCGATGAAGGAAATCTTAAGGGTCAACTTGTGGAGATCACAGTACAGTCTCTATCTGAAACTGTGGGGAGTCTGAAGGAGAAAATCGCGGGGGAGATCCAGCTTCCTGCAAACAAACAGAAACTGAGTGGAAAGCCTGGTTTTCTCAAGGACAATCTGTCCCTTGCCCATTACAATGTTGGAGCAGGCGAAACACTTGCTCTTTCTCTTAGAGAGCGTGGTGGTAGAAAGAGATGA
- the LOC115701348 gene encoding protein S-acyltransferase 11 — protein sequence MADLVQEHCITPINENSEVICWGCGLRLLIPSHSPVFKCGWCGAVTNQNARKRDDEYLLLRRWRDRCFVCVLLLFMTFIICGGVWAVYPVVFSISYSSGIFHSIITFILSVTTIYTLCFAAFGCAGTPPMVLWGSYPTVGKDHLENYTFCLYCSKPKSPRAHHCRSCGKCILDMDHHCPFIGNCVGAANHRYFIAFLISAVISMIYVTFMSTYAGLYVWPPLSYRAFGRIHGYSSNMASTALKEVMLALLRSAALLSARGLILVYLFVSSVSVEIGLSILLWQQLCYIYEGKTYLNSLSSHRNNDIEEKGCQNIWRFFGCPHSFSRILPSFRKKILKKR from the exons ATGGCGGACTTGGTCCAG GAGCATTGCATAACCCCAATCAATGAAAATTCTGAGGTAATTTGTTGGGGCTGTGGGTTGCGGCTTTTAATTCCGTCTCACTCACCTGTTTTCAAGTGTGGATGGTGTGGAGCTGTAACAAATCAGAATGCACGAAAACGTGACGACGAGTACCTTCTGTTGAGACGATGGCGAGATCGTTGCTTTGTTTGTGTTCTCCTCTTGTTTATGACCTTTATTATAT GTGGTGGGGTGTGGGCAGTATACCCTGTAGTTTTCTCCATCAGCTATTCCAGTGGTATATTCCATTCCATCATTACATTTATCCTGTCTGTAACTactatttatacattatgtttcGCGGCATTTGGCTGTGCTGGCACACCTCCAATGGTACTATGGGGAAGCTACCCTACTGTTGGGAAAGATCACCTTGAGAATTATACATTCTGTCTCTACTGCTCAAAGCCAAAGTCACCTAGAGCACATCACTGCCGTTCTTGTGGAAAGTGCATACTAGACATGGATCATCACTGTCCATTT ATAGGGAATTGTGTTGGTGCAGCGAATCACCGATACTTCATTGCCTTCCTCATTTCAGCCGTCATCAGTATGATCTACGTCACTTTCATGTCTACGTATGCAGGTCTTTATGTCTGGCCACCATTATCATACAGAGCCTTCGGACGCATTCATGGCTACAGCAGCAATATGGCTTCTACTGCTCTCAAAGAAGTTATGCTTGCTTTGTTAAGATCTGCAGCGTTGCTCTCTGCTAGAGGGCTCATTCTTGTATATCTTTTTGTTTCGAGTGTTTCAGTGGAGATCGGGTTGAGCATTCTTTTATGGCAACAGCTCTGTTATATTTACGAGGGTAAGACCTACTTGAATAGTTTAAGTTCACATAGAAACAATGATATTGAAGAGAAAGGTTGCCAAAACATTTGGCGTTTCTTCGGTTGCCCTCATTCATTTTCAAGAATCTTACCTAGTTTTCGGAAGAAGATACTCAAGAAGAGGTGA